A genomic region of bacterium contains the following coding sequences:
- a CDS encoding T9SS type A sorting domain-containing protein: MKRTIKTTRAAIIICVMISSAVSAQSTGSWQPEFRVTNNSATQQNRLAGQARSVMVDPFNTIYVVWRDNRNGGNDWDIYMRRNKNGWQAEQQVTLGPHSFTAVNPTLMFRLAKLPTWRNQVWIAWLDNKDGGYEVYYSVWDVDQNLFLEQETPLSVLGGYRVPWDNDIKSAPSLISSSAGDTVFAFYAYDLAPNDDQIFYRRFKSTSWASEAEVPVGSSSLELHPFVVASAGGELHLLMNKAQGDGIYYVKRNAGNAWQNLFKVIQLDENGGTSVARSGHGWSQLDVDGNLHVVGTRSREHDQYGWIQYRFLNVQQQQWNAVEDVEPDQLDLDTWPSLAVDPEKNVRVFWSEAAKIQYRFKVGGSWGSINDLVATANSNVAPVVTADVDGNVHVVWTDTRHSNDEIYYRKYDLAPKAPKNLAQTATTGQHPHLVWDANTEVDLQQYRVFRNDTQIAITVNTSYTDENWIIGQGLTLTYKVKAEDAIGQLSAYSNAVAVTGTGGSEKRLADSNNHESGLEPFALIGNFPNPFNARTEIHYRLPREGDVFLAVHNLQGQQVAKLVEGHQRAGEYRVFWNALSAGSGFYFYSLRAGDHFEVKRMLVVK; encoded by the coding sequence ATGAAGCGGACAATCAAAACAACGCGGGCAGCGATCATCATTTGTGTGATGATTTCGTCGGCGGTTTCTGCTCAATCAACTGGCTCGTGGCAACCAGAGTTTCGAGTAACCAACAATAGCGCCACACAGCAAAACCGCCTGGCGGGGCAAGCGCGCTCAGTCATGGTAGACCCTTTCAATACCATCTATGTCGTCTGGCGTGACAACCGTAATGGCGGAAACGACTGGGACATTTACATGAGGCGTAACAAAAACGGCTGGCAGGCAGAGCAGCAGGTTACACTTGGCCCACATAGCTTTACAGCTGTTAACCCAACCCTAATGTTTCGCCTCGCCAAGCTCCCCACTTGGAGAAATCAGGTTTGGATCGCATGGTTGGACAATAAAGACGGAGGTTATGAAGTCTATTACTCGGTTTGGGATGTTGATCAAAATCTTTTTCTTGAGCAAGAGACTCCTCTCAGCGTTTTGGGTGGCTACCGGGTGCCGTGGGACAATGACATAAAATCAGCGCCCAGCCTCATAAGCAGCAGCGCCGGCGACACCGTCTTTGCTTTCTATGCTTACGATCTCGCCCCAAACGATGATCAAATCTTCTATCGGCGTTTTAAGAGTACCAGTTGGGCCAGTGAAGCAGAAGTACCAGTAGGCAGTAGTTCTTTGGAACTGCATCCTTTTGTCGTGGCCTCAGCCGGCGGTGAGCTGCACTTGCTTATGAACAAAGCCCAGGGGGATGGCATTTACTATGTCAAACGAAACGCGGGCAATGCTTGGCAAAACCTTTTTAAGGTGATTCAATTAGATGAAAATGGAGGAACCTCTGTAGCAAGGAGCGGACATGGTTGGTCGCAGCTCGATGTCGACGGTAATCTTCATGTGGTCGGCACTCGCTCAAGAGAGCATGATCAATACGGTTGGATTCAATACAGGTTTTTGAATGTCCAGCAGCAGCAATGGAATGCTGTCGAAGATGTCGAGCCCGATCAGCTAGACTTGGACACTTGGCCTTCTTTGGCGGTTGATCCGGAGAAAAACGTGCGTGTTTTTTGGTCCGAAGCGGCCAAAATACAATACCGCTTCAAAGTAGGTGGAAGCTGGGGCAGCATTAATGACTTGGTGGCGACCGCAAATAGCAATGTTGCTCCAGTCGTTACAGCAGATGTCGATGGCAATGTGCACGTTGTCTGGACTGATACTCGACACAGTAACGATGAAATCTACTACAGGAAATACGATCTGGCCCCCAAAGCTCCCAAGAATCTGGCTCAAACGGCCACCACGGGTCAGCATCCTCATCTCGTTTGGGATGCCAACACCGAGGTTGATTTACAGCAATATCGCGTTTTTCGCAATGATACGCAGATCGCCATCACAGTCAACACGTCGTACACTGATGAAAACTGGATCATCGGCCAAGGACTGACACTTACCTACAAAGTCAAAGCCGAAGATGCAATCGGGCAATTGTCGGCCTACTCAAATGCTGTGGCCGTTACAGGAACTGGCGGAAGCGAGAAACGGCTGGCAGATTCGAACAACCATGAGTCCGGCTTGGAACCATTTGCCCTTATTGGAAACTTCCCCAATCCTTTTAATGCGAGGACGGAGATCCATTATCGTCTTCCTCGAGAAGGTGATGTGTTTCTCGCAGTTCACAATCTCCAAGGCCAAC
- a CDS encoding sulfide/dihydroorotate dehydrogenase-like FAD/NAD-binding protein, producing the protein MYKILQKQTLAAGIQRFEVLAPEIARHRQAGQFVILRVHEEGERIPITIAKAEAERGTISLIVQEVGRTTRLLGQKQAGDFLPDVCGPLGEPTQIENFGHCVCLAGGVGVAEIYPVVAALRAAGNQVTAIIGARTRALLILEEEMRQAADHLIVTTDDGSYGVHGLVTRPLGEMLQRGENLDRVFCIGPVPMMRAVAELTRPHAIPTIVSLNPIMVDGTGMCGGCRVTVGGKVKFACVDGPDFDAHQVDFDELVRRQGMYREEERVLLKRFDEGRF; encoded by the coding sequence ATGTACAAGATTCTCCAGAAACAAACTTTGGCAGCCGGCATCCAACGCTTTGAAGTGCTGGCCCCGGAAATTGCCCGGCATCGTCAAGCCGGGCAATTCGTCATCCTGCGTGTGCACGAGGAGGGTGAGCGCATTCCCATCACCATCGCCAAGGCGGAGGCCGAGCGCGGCACTATTTCGTTGATCGTTCAGGAGGTGGGCCGGACTACGCGCCTGCTGGGACAGAAACAAGCCGGTGACTTTCTGCCGGATGTCTGCGGCCCGCTCGGTGAGCCGACGCAGATCGAAAATTTCGGACACTGTGTTTGCCTGGCCGGCGGTGTGGGCGTTGCAGAAATTTACCCGGTGGTGGCCGCGCTGCGCGCTGCCGGAAATCAAGTCACGGCCATTATCGGCGCGCGCACGCGCGCACTGCTCATTCTCGAAGAGGAGATGCGGCAGGCGGCGGATCATCTCATCGTCACCACCGATGATGGCAGCTACGGCGTGCACGGCCTGGTGACACGGCCGCTCGGGGAAATGCTGCAGCGCGGCGAGAACCTCGACCGCGTGTTTTGCATCGGCCCGGTGCCGATGATGCGCGCGGTGGCGGAATTGACCCGGCCACATGCCATTCCCACGATTGTGAGTTTGAATCCCATCATGGTCGATGGCACCGGCATGTGCGGCGGCTGCCGCGTCACCGTCGGCGGCAAGGTCAAGTTCGCCTGCGTCGACGGCCCGGATTTCGACGCGCATCAAGTCGATTTCGACGAGCTGGTGCGGCGGCAGGGCATGTATCGCGAAGAAGAGCGAGTACTGTTGAAGCGATTCGACGAAGGCAGGTTTTGA
- a CDS encoding hydrogenase iron-sulfur subunit: MTASEPQSAEITEPGHTGRQPRLVGFLCMSGAQVFNDLSHPARRRLPAHFTGIPVECLLQVHAREIFKALLYGADGILLAACASEFCRHTRAEVRQHVANLWRAMESYRIAPSRLRLEWISAREEEKFFRVLAEMQESLRRFPPLPAVKELGRNLTYCG, translated from the coding sequence GTGACCGCGAGTGAACCGCAATCAGCAGAAATCACCGAGCCAGGTCACACCGGCCGGCAACCGCGCCTCGTGGGCTTTTTGTGCATGAGCGGCGCCCAGGTTTTCAATGATCTTTCCCATCCCGCGCGGCGAAGACTGCCGGCTCATTTCACCGGCATACCGGTGGAATGCCTGCTGCAGGTGCATGCCCGCGAGATTTTCAAAGCGCTGCTCTACGGTGCCGACGGCATTCTGCTGGCGGCCTGTGCCAGCGAATTCTGCCGGCACACACGCGCGGAAGTCCGCCAGCACGTCGCCAACCTCTGGCGCGCCATGGAAAGCTACCGCATTGCACCGAGCCGCCTGCGCCTGGAGTGGATTTCCGCCAGGGAGGAGGAGAAGTTCTTCCGTGTGCTCGCCGAGATGCAGGAAAGCTTGCGGCGATTTCCGCCGCTGCCAGCAGTGAAAGAGCTGGGCCGGAATCTCACTTATTGCGGATGA
- a CDS encoding T9SS type A sorting domain-containing protein — MSLSRFLGILCLLACTEPYPAVLFAQRGDCSGLNMVRLGEIPGLGFIRGFADLNHNGLVDIVGSGPPLGNPNGGYRLKIFEYTGDNRYARQVYEGRTVLGGFDHPEWIGDSDGDGLVELAISHQDDRQNLFVYESLDSLSYPIPDSINLKWQLRMWDFGFLVRQTVYDEDLDNDGLREFVFGFADSVLQEAAIFIWEWDGRSGYKEVGRLIVGENYGDKIFGDFDMDGFKEIIVGDTRGVVHGFETADNDSFYQHWTGKAFVQNAMRGVAINDADQDGKPEFVIGAASFEHGYKLYTMFETIGNNQYEIVWQDTLCEFPLGFGKMVAGDVDDDGVDEFVIASESNLRVYNAVADNNFQCVFIMDYGGSDLDTYDANNNGYSEILYGTHPHQLLEYVPVTAVGGESVYSFTTFFELYRNYPNPFNSSTTIAFCLRFSARVQLTIYDIFGREVETLVNELKPPGYHIVKWSAITDNEKGIASGIYFYSLSVDKSTRTAKMILLR; from the coding sequence ATGAGCCTTTCGAGATTCTTAGGAATTCTTTGTTTGCTTGCCTGCACCGAGCCGTATCCGGCAGTGTTGTTTGCGCAACGAGGCGATTGCAGTGGTTTGAATATGGTTCGCCTCGGTGAAATTCCTGGCCTGGGCTTTATTCGCGGCTTTGCGGATTTGAATCACAACGGCCTTGTGGATATTGTGGGTTCCGGTCCGCCTCTAGGGAATCCCAATGGGGGCTACCGCCTCAAGATATTTGAATACACTGGTGACAACAGATATGCAAGGCAAGTATACGAAGGCAGAACGGTTTTAGGTGGCTTTGATCATCCCGAGTGGATCGGAGATAGTGATGGGGACGGCCTTGTGGAACTTGCCATATCCCACCAAGACGACAGGCAAAACCTGTTTGTTTACGAAAGCCTGGACTCCTTATCTTATCCTATTCCTGATTCTATCAATCTTAAATGGCAGTTGCGTATGTGGGATTTTGGATTCTTGGTCAGACAGACAGTTTATGACGAGGATCTTGACAATGACGGGCTGCGTGAATTTGTTTTTGGCTTTGCCGATTCTGTTCTTCAGGAGGCAGCAATCTTTATCTGGGAGTGGGATGGTCGTAGCGGCTACAAAGAAGTCGGACGCCTCATTGTTGGCGAAAACTATGGTGATAAGATCTTTGGTGATTTTGACATGGACGGTTTTAAAGAGATTATAGTCGGAGATACACGCGGAGTTGTTCACGGTTTTGAGACTGCTGACAACGATTCTTTTTATCAACACTGGACGGGAAAGGCCTTTGTCCAGAACGCCATGAGAGGTGTAGCCATTAATGATGCTGATCAAGATGGCAAACCGGAATTTGTCATAGGTGCTGCAAGTTTTGAGCACGGTTATAAACTTTATACAATGTTTGAAACCATTGGTAATAATCAGTATGAGATTGTTTGGCAAGATACTCTCTGCGAGTTTCCATTAGGGTTTGGTAAAATGGTGGCTGGAGATGTGGATGATGATGGTGTTGATGAATTTGTTATCGCTAGTGAGTCAAACTTGCGCGTTTACAATGCTGTTGCAGACAACAACTTTCAATGTGTTTTCATTATGGATTATGGGGGGTCGGATTTAGATACGTATGACGCGAACAATAATGGTTATAGTGAGATCTTATACGGCACCCATCCTCATCAGCTTTTAGAGTACGTTCCTGTGACGGCTGTAGGGGGTGAATCAGTTTACTCGTTCACAACCTTCTTCGAATTATATCGAAATTACCCCAACCCTTTCAATAGCTCTACCACGATTGCATTTTGCTTACGTTTTTCAGCACGAGTGCAGCTCACGATATATGACATTTTTGGCCGAGAAGTTGAAACTCTGGTAAATGAATTAAAGCCCCCCGGCTACCATATCGTCAAATGGTCAGCTATCACGGACAATGAGAAGGGGATTGCAAGTGGGATTTATTTTTACTCATTATCCGTGGATAAAAGCACAAGAACAGCAAAAATGATCTTGTTGAGGTAG